A single window of Rhodamnia argentea isolate NSW1041297 chromosome 5, ASM2092103v1, whole genome shotgun sequence DNA harbors:
- the LOC115743827 gene encoding mediator of RNA polymerase II transcription subunit 15a-like isoform X2, producing the protein MESNNNPVAKAQGGAPAVEGGEWRQSWPPESRKRVVNNFMENLIKCVPLRGQEGLPEAQKVAMQLEDRLYTAASSQQDYVRRVSLKMLQIERCQQNKGANSLLANTSGTSNMPSDPGAWTQIQNQSQSNPNQAAVNQSQAQHRTQCPPNLSSMPPPGNSNWNSTPSAGGLNSNMQHIRVFSDKPQMGMKGRDISSSMFCNPQRQIRGPEQHQSQNPQQHLYNQQLQRQAMKQNFHNLSPATRSQPPQQSVLQTCPITQQIVMQSSPLSSLHQSQLSYTQQSKQSVLQQHQESVARLQHQTQHTSAYPVPPQQQNIGQQATVLNMPQNNFINQHSSLMNMQQQLQNDIPNQQQVQQQFVRTQYGCSSKQGCMQEPPNYLPSGSYHSGMQRNLQASRSSMQHQSMTNQQMQSFPSQVPLPGTSNMKSFAFNFAESLDSISQTDTACAGNWQEESFQKINDMKRLYLSELEEIYSRVSMILQQNGSIPQSPNSGQYQRYKKMVAQVISFLRVPKSKISPSMKDNLSSYEESIVNIINVSRTGRLIPLQQPQVPPPSPHMQSMPPEQSPAQFPPVLSPGIDMSETTVNFQCNPNMLQFNYLNQHQERRMLQNQQLKQQFQECQVQPQLMQKQQISQQLPACLQTYQMSQPHQMGDPNDSKMRSVGPGSISQQHRLSGYRSTHLDQQLKSGTSLPKSSQQLLPAASIQISEHPSPDIDRQKLLMASTKTGTFLQYADSPFIVPSPATPLGFSPMPAETKKSISGLSSLSNGGNIGQLQTDDAPASTPPVSIGTPGISVSPLLAELSSPDGAPWKSAKTSSGKSSVTEEPVERLIRAVNSVSHEAFQSAVSDIMSVARGGDCLAGTGQGSGSRNAVGEDLAATLKCHLQSQISNLQDEISGTRKLKRHVWAMPLNLVSSPGSMNDSFAQRTGSEISDIESTASSSIKRPRYEANYDLCGEIKQINQQLILTVVDISDEEVDSHAASSFTKVGEGTIVKCSFTGVGISPIQRSQTTSLKTSLIQPLWLLLPMNYPNCSPILLDKLPVDVSKEAEDLSAKAKSRLGRALRMLAQPMSLRGIALSWEESVRAVILDFARQSGGGSFSSKYGAWEQCS; encoded by the exons CAAGATTATGTACGGAGGGTATCTCTAAAGATGCTACAGATTGAGAGATGTCAGCAAAATAAAGGAGCCAATTCATTGCTGGCCAACACCAGTGGGACAAGCAATATGCCTTCAGATCCAG GTGCCTGGAcccaaattcaaaatcaaagtcaatcaaatcCCAATCAAGCGGCAGTTAATCAGTCTCAAGCACAACATAGGACACAATGTCCTCCCAATTTATCATCCATGCCCCCTCCTGGCAACTCGAACTGGAATTCCACACCAAGTGCGGGTGGACTGAACTCCAACATGCAGCACATCCGGGTGTTCTCAGACAAGCCACAGATGGGTATGAAGGGAAGAGATATCTCCTCAAGCATGTTTTGTAATCCTCAGAGGCAGATTCGTGGACCTGAACAGCATCAATCTCAAAATCCACAGCAGCATCTTTACAACCAGCAGTTGCAGCGTCAGGCCATGAAGCAAAACTTTCATAATTTGTCACCGGCCACTCGATCTCAGCCTCCTCAGCAATCTGTTCTGCAGACATGCCCTATCACACAGCAAATTGTTATGCAGTCATCTCCTCTGTCTAGCCTTCATCAAAGTCAACTTTCCTATACTcagcaatcaaaacaatcagtGCTTCAGCAACATCAAGAATCAGTTGCCAGGCTCCAACATCAAACACAACATACAAGTGCCTACCCAGTGCCTCCACAACAGCAGAATATAGGACAACAGGCCACTGTATTGAATATGCCACAAAATAACTTCATCAACCAGCATAGCAGCCTGATGAATATGCAGCAGCAACTGCAGAATGACattccaaaccag CAGCAAGTGCAGCAACAATTTGTGCGGACTCAATATGGGTGCTCTAGCAAACAGGGGTGTATGCAAGAGCCTCCCAATTATTTACCATCTGGTTCCTACCATTCTGGAATGCAGAGAAATTTACAAGCGTCAAGATCATCAATGCAGCACCAGAGTATGACAAATCAACAAATGCAGTCATTCCCATCACAAGTGCCCCTTCCAGGAACATCGA ATATGAAGAGTTTTGCCTTCAATTTTGCAGAATCTCTTGATTCCATCTCTCAAACAGATACTGCTTGTGCTGGCAATTGGCAAGAGGAATCTTTTCAAAAG ATTAATGACATGAAGAGGCTGTATTTATCTGAATTAGAGGAAATATACAGCAGAGTTTCTATGATACTGCAGCAG AATGGTTCTATTCCCCAGTCACCCAACTCGGGGCAATATCAAAGGTATAAGAAAATGGTGGCTCAAGTCATTTCTTTTCTGCGAGTTCCCAAAAGCAAAATCTCACCCAGTATGAAGGATAATTTGAGTTCATACGAGGAGAGCATTGTGAATATCATCAATGTAAGTAGAACTGGGAGGCTAATTCCGCTGCAGCAACCACAAGTCCCCCCACCCTCACCTCATATGCAGTCCATGCCGCCTGAACAATCCCCAGCTCAGTTTCCTCCTGTCCTGTCACCTGGAATAGATATGTCAGAAACCACTGTTAATTTTCAGTGCAACCCAAACATGCTTCAGTTTAATTATCTGAATCAACATCAGGAGCGACGGATGCTGCAAAATCAGCAACTTaaacaacaatttcaagaatgCCAGGTGCAGCCACAGCTGATGCAGAAACAACAGATTTCACAGCAGCTACCTGCATGCTTGCAGACTTATCAGATGTCACAGCCTCATCAAATGGGCGATCCAAATGACTCAAAGATGAGAAGTGTCGGACCAGGATCTATCTCTCAGCAACATCGTTTATCTGGATATCGGTCTACTCATTTAGATCAACAATTGAAATCGGGAACTTCATTGCCTAAATCTTCACAGCAGCTTCTCCCAGCGGCTTCCATTCAAATCTCAGAGCACCCTTCTCCAGACATTGATAGGCAAAAGCTGTTGATGGCTTCCACAAAAACTGGAACTTTTTTACAATATGCAGACTCACCTTTTATAGTTCCATCCCCTGCTACTCCTTTGGGCTTCTCGCCAATGCCAGCGGAGACCAAGAAATCTATTTCAGGTCTCTCATCACTATCCAATGGTGGAAATATTGGACAGCTGCAAACAGATGATGCACCGGCATCAACACCACCAGTTTCTATTGGGACTCCAGGAATTTCAGTCTCACCGCTGCTTGCTGAATTAAGTAGTCCAGATGGGGCTCCATGGAAATCGGCAAAAACTTCTTCTGGAAAATCAAGTGTTACTGAAGAGCCTGTTGAGCGTCTAATTAGAGCG GTGAACTCAGTTTCACATGAAGCTTTTCAATCTGCCGTAAGTGACATTATGTCAGTGGCCAGAGGAGGCGATTGTCTAGCTGGGACTGGACAAGGAAGTGGTTCAAGGAATGCGGTTGGTGAGGACTTGGCTGCAACATTGAAGTGCCATTTGCAATCACAAATATCCAATTTGCAAGATGAAATAAGTGGCACAAGGAAATTGAAACGCCATGTTTGGGCGATGCCTCTGAACCTGGTGTCATCTCCAGGAAGTATGAATGATAGTTTTGCGCAAAGGACTGGTTCAGAAATTTCCGATATAGAGTCAACGGCATCATCTAGTATCAAAAGGCCGAGATATGAG GCTAATTACGACCTCTGCGGAGAAATAAAGCAGATTAACCAGCAACTTATACTCACAGTGGTCGATATTAGTGATGAAGAAGTTGATTCTCATGCAGCTTCTTCTTTTACTAAAGTAGGTGAAGGAACTATAGTTAAGTGCTCTTTCACCGGGGTGGGGATAAGTCCAATTCAAAGATCACAAACCACCTCCTTGAAAACG TCACTGATTCAGCCTTTGTGGTTGCTTCTGCCTATGAACTATCCAAACTGCTCTCCCATACTTCTGGACAAGCTTCCAGTTGATGTCAG tAAAGAGGCTGAAGATCTTTCAGCTAAGGCAAAATCAAGGCTCGGCCGTGCTCTCAGAATGCTTGCACAACCCATGTCGCTCAGAGGGATAGCGCTGAGTTGGGAAGAGAGTGTTCGAGCTGTCATTTTGGATTTTGCAAGGCAGAGCGGCGGCGGCAGCTTCAGCTCCAAATATGGAGCTTGGGAACAATGCTCCTAA
- the LOC115743827 gene encoding mediator of RNA polymerase II transcription subunit 15a-like isoform X3, with translation MESNNNPVAKAQGGAPAVEGGEWRQSWPPESRKRVVNNFMENLIKCVPLRGQEGLPEAQKVAMQLEDRLYTAASSQQDYVRRVSLKMLQIERCQQNKGANSLLANTSGTSNMPSDPGAWTQIQNQSQSNPNQAAVNQSQAQHRTQCPPNLSSMPPPGNSNWNSTPSAGGLNSNMQHIRVFSDKPQMGMKGRDISSSMFCNPQRQIRGPEQHQSQNPQQHLYNQQLQRQAMKQNFHNLSPATRSQPPQQSVLQTCPITQQIVMQSSPLSSLHQSQLSYTQQSKQSVLQQHQESVARLQHQTQHTSAYPVPPQQQNIGQQATVLNMPQNNFINQHSSLMNMQQQLQNDIPNQQQQVQQQFVRTQYGCSSKQGCMQEPPNYLPSGSYHSGMQRNLQASRSSMQHQSMTNQQMQSFPSQVPLPGTSKSLDSISQTDTACAGNWQEESFQKINDMKRLYLSELEEIYSRVSMILQQNGSIPQSPNSGQYQRYKKMVAQVISFLRVPKSKISPSMKDNLSSYEESIVNIINVSRTGRLIPLQQPQVPPPSPHMQSMPPEQSPAQFPPVLSPGIDMSETTVNFQCNPNMLQFNYLNQHQERRMLQNQQLKQQFQECQVQPQLMQKQQISQQLPACLQTYQMSQPHQMGDPNDSKMRSVGPGSISQQHRLSGYRSTHLDQQLKSGTSLPKSSQQLLPAASIQISEHPSPDIDRQKLLMASTKTGTFLQYADSPFIVPSPATPLGFSPMPAETKKSISGLSSLSNGGNIGQLQTDDAPASTPPVSIGTPGISVSPLLAELSSPDGAPWKSAKTSSGKSSVTEEPVERLIRAVNSVSHEAFQSAVSDIMSVARGGDCLAGTGQGSGSRNAVGEDLAATLKCHLQSQISNLQDEISGTRKLKRHVWAMPLNLVSSPGSMNDSFAQRTGSEISDIESTASSSIKRPRYEANYDLCGEIKQINQQLILTVVDISDEEVDSHAASSFTKVGEGTIVKCSFTGVGISPIQRSQTTSLKTSLIQPLWLLLPMNYPNCSPILLDKLPVDVSKEAEDLSAKAKSRLGRALRMLAQPMSLRGIALSWEESVRAVILDFARQSGGGSFSSKYGAWEQCS, from the exons CAAGATTATGTACGGAGGGTATCTCTAAAGATGCTACAGATTGAGAGATGTCAGCAAAATAAAGGAGCCAATTCATTGCTGGCCAACACCAGTGGGACAAGCAATATGCCTTCAGATCCAG GTGCCTGGAcccaaattcaaaatcaaagtcaatcaaatcCCAATCAAGCGGCAGTTAATCAGTCTCAAGCACAACATAGGACACAATGTCCTCCCAATTTATCATCCATGCCCCCTCCTGGCAACTCGAACTGGAATTCCACACCAAGTGCGGGTGGACTGAACTCCAACATGCAGCACATCCGGGTGTTCTCAGACAAGCCACAGATGGGTATGAAGGGAAGAGATATCTCCTCAAGCATGTTTTGTAATCCTCAGAGGCAGATTCGTGGACCTGAACAGCATCAATCTCAAAATCCACAGCAGCATCTTTACAACCAGCAGTTGCAGCGTCAGGCCATGAAGCAAAACTTTCATAATTTGTCACCGGCCACTCGATCTCAGCCTCCTCAGCAATCTGTTCTGCAGACATGCCCTATCACACAGCAAATTGTTATGCAGTCATCTCCTCTGTCTAGCCTTCATCAAAGTCAACTTTCCTATACTcagcaatcaaaacaatcagtGCTTCAGCAACATCAAGAATCAGTTGCCAGGCTCCAACATCAAACACAACATACAAGTGCCTACCCAGTGCCTCCACAACAGCAGAATATAGGACAACAGGCCACTGTATTGAATATGCCACAAAATAACTTCATCAACCAGCATAGCAGCCTGATGAATATGCAGCAGCAACTGCAGAATGACattccaaaccag CAGCAGCAAGTGCAGCAACAATTTGTGCGGACTCAATATGGGTGCTCTAGCAAACAGGGGTGTATGCAAGAGCCTCCCAATTATTTACCATCTGGTTCCTACCATTCTGGAATGCAGAGAAATTTACAAGCGTCAAGATCATCAATGCAGCACCAGAGTATGACAAATCAACAAATGCAGTCATTCCCATCACAAGTGCCCCTTCCAGGAACATCGA AATCTCTTGATTCCATCTCTCAAACAGATACTGCTTGTGCTGGCAATTGGCAAGAGGAATCTTTTCAAAAG ATTAATGACATGAAGAGGCTGTATTTATCTGAATTAGAGGAAATATACAGCAGAGTTTCTATGATACTGCAGCAG AATGGTTCTATTCCCCAGTCACCCAACTCGGGGCAATATCAAAGGTATAAGAAAATGGTGGCTCAAGTCATTTCTTTTCTGCGAGTTCCCAAAAGCAAAATCTCACCCAGTATGAAGGATAATTTGAGTTCATACGAGGAGAGCATTGTGAATATCATCAATGTAAGTAGAACTGGGAGGCTAATTCCGCTGCAGCAACCACAAGTCCCCCCACCCTCACCTCATATGCAGTCCATGCCGCCTGAACAATCCCCAGCTCAGTTTCCTCCTGTCCTGTCACCTGGAATAGATATGTCAGAAACCACTGTTAATTTTCAGTGCAACCCAAACATGCTTCAGTTTAATTATCTGAATCAACATCAGGAGCGACGGATGCTGCAAAATCAGCAACTTaaacaacaatttcaagaatgCCAGGTGCAGCCACAGCTGATGCAGAAACAACAGATTTCACAGCAGCTACCTGCATGCTTGCAGACTTATCAGATGTCACAGCCTCATCAAATGGGCGATCCAAATGACTCAAAGATGAGAAGTGTCGGACCAGGATCTATCTCTCAGCAACATCGTTTATCTGGATATCGGTCTACTCATTTAGATCAACAATTGAAATCGGGAACTTCATTGCCTAAATCTTCACAGCAGCTTCTCCCAGCGGCTTCCATTCAAATCTCAGAGCACCCTTCTCCAGACATTGATAGGCAAAAGCTGTTGATGGCTTCCACAAAAACTGGAACTTTTTTACAATATGCAGACTCACCTTTTATAGTTCCATCCCCTGCTACTCCTTTGGGCTTCTCGCCAATGCCAGCGGAGACCAAGAAATCTATTTCAGGTCTCTCATCACTATCCAATGGTGGAAATATTGGACAGCTGCAAACAGATGATGCACCGGCATCAACACCACCAGTTTCTATTGGGACTCCAGGAATTTCAGTCTCACCGCTGCTTGCTGAATTAAGTAGTCCAGATGGGGCTCCATGGAAATCGGCAAAAACTTCTTCTGGAAAATCAAGTGTTACTGAAGAGCCTGTTGAGCGTCTAATTAGAGCG GTGAACTCAGTTTCACATGAAGCTTTTCAATCTGCCGTAAGTGACATTATGTCAGTGGCCAGAGGAGGCGATTGTCTAGCTGGGACTGGACAAGGAAGTGGTTCAAGGAATGCGGTTGGTGAGGACTTGGCTGCAACATTGAAGTGCCATTTGCAATCACAAATATCCAATTTGCAAGATGAAATAAGTGGCACAAGGAAATTGAAACGCCATGTTTGGGCGATGCCTCTGAACCTGGTGTCATCTCCAGGAAGTATGAATGATAGTTTTGCGCAAAGGACTGGTTCAGAAATTTCCGATATAGAGTCAACGGCATCATCTAGTATCAAAAGGCCGAGATATGAG GCTAATTACGACCTCTGCGGAGAAATAAAGCAGATTAACCAGCAACTTATACTCACAGTGGTCGATATTAGTGATGAAGAAGTTGATTCTCATGCAGCTTCTTCTTTTACTAAAGTAGGTGAAGGAACTATAGTTAAGTGCTCTTTCACCGGGGTGGGGATAAGTCCAATTCAAAGATCACAAACCACCTCCTTGAAAACG TCACTGATTCAGCCTTTGTGGTTGCTTCTGCCTATGAACTATCCAAACTGCTCTCCCATACTTCTGGACAAGCTTCCAGTTGATGTCAG tAAAGAGGCTGAAGATCTTTCAGCTAAGGCAAAATCAAGGCTCGGCCGTGCTCTCAGAATGCTTGCACAACCCATGTCGCTCAGAGGGATAGCGCTGAGTTGGGAAGAGAGTGTTCGAGCTGTCATTTTGGATTTTGCAAGGCAGAGCGGCGGCGGCAGCTTCAGCTCCAAATATGGAGCTTGGGAACAATGCTCCTAA
- the LOC115743827 gene encoding mediator of RNA polymerase II transcription subunit 15a-like isoform X1: MESNNNPVAKAQGGAPAVEGGEWRQSWPPESRKRVVNNFMENLIKCVPLRGQEGLPEAQKVAMQLEDRLYTAASSQQDYVRRVSLKMLQIERCQQNKGANSLLANTSGTSNMPSDPGAWTQIQNQSQSNPNQAAVNQSQAQHRTQCPPNLSSMPPPGNSNWNSTPSAGGLNSNMQHIRVFSDKPQMGMKGRDISSSMFCNPQRQIRGPEQHQSQNPQQHLYNQQLQRQAMKQNFHNLSPATRSQPPQQSVLQTCPITQQIVMQSSPLSSLHQSQLSYTQQSKQSVLQQHQESVARLQHQTQHTSAYPVPPQQQNIGQQATVLNMPQNNFINQHSSLMNMQQQLQNDIPNQQQQVQQQFVRTQYGCSSKQGCMQEPPNYLPSGSYHSGMQRNLQASRSSMQHQSMTNQQMQSFPSQVPLPGTSNMKSFAFNFAESLDSISQTDTACAGNWQEESFQKINDMKRLYLSELEEIYSRVSMILQQNGSIPQSPNSGQYQRYKKMVAQVISFLRVPKSKISPSMKDNLSSYEESIVNIINVSRTGRLIPLQQPQVPPPSPHMQSMPPEQSPAQFPPVLSPGIDMSETTVNFQCNPNMLQFNYLNQHQERRMLQNQQLKQQFQECQVQPQLMQKQQISQQLPACLQTYQMSQPHQMGDPNDSKMRSVGPGSISQQHRLSGYRSTHLDQQLKSGTSLPKSSQQLLPAASIQISEHPSPDIDRQKLLMASTKTGTFLQYADSPFIVPSPATPLGFSPMPAETKKSISGLSSLSNGGNIGQLQTDDAPASTPPVSIGTPGISVSPLLAELSSPDGAPWKSAKTSSGKSSVTEEPVERLIRAVNSVSHEAFQSAVSDIMSVARGGDCLAGTGQGSGSRNAVGEDLAATLKCHLQSQISNLQDEISGTRKLKRHVWAMPLNLVSSPGSMNDSFAQRTGSEISDIESTASSSIKRPRYEANYDLCGEIKQINQQLILTVVDISDEEVDSHAASSFTKVGEGTIVKCSFTGVGISPIQRSQTTSLKTSLIQPLWLLLPMNYPNCSPILLDKLPVDVSKEAEDLSAKAKSRLGRALRMLAQPMSLRGIALSWEESVRAVILDFARQSGGGSFSSKYGAWEQCS, encoded by the exons CAAGATTATGTACGGAGGGTATCTCTAAAGATGCTACAGATTGAGAGATGTCAGCAAAATAAAGGAGCCAATTCATTGCTGGCCAACACCAGTGGGACAAGCAATATGCCTTCAGATCCAG GTGCCTGGAcccaaattcaaaatcaaagtcaatcaaatcCCAATCAAGCGGCAGTTAATCAGTCTCAAGCACAACATAGGACACAATGTCCTCCCAATTTATCATCCATGCCCCCTCCTGGCAACTCGAACTGGAATTCCACACCAAGTGCGGGTGGACTGAACTCCAACATGCAGCACATCCGGGTGTTCTCAGACAAGCCACAGATGGGTATGAAGGGAAGAGATATCTCCTCAAGCATGTTTTGTAATCCTCAGAGGCAGATTCGTGGACCTGAACAGCATCAATCTCAAAATCCACAGCAGCATCTTTACAACCAGCAGTTGCAGCGTCAGGCCATGAAGCAAAACTTTCATAATTTGTCACCGGCCACTCGATCTCAGCCTCCTCAGCAATCTGTTCTGCAGACATGCCCTATCACACAGCAAATTGTTATGCAGTCATCTCCTCTGTCTAGCCTTCATCAAAGTCAACTTTCCTATACTcagcaatcaaaacaatcagtGCTTCAGCAACATCAAGAATCAGTTGCCAGGCTCCAACATCAAACACAACATACAAGTGCCTACCCAGTGCCTCCACAACAGCAGAATATAGGACAACAGGCCACTGTATTGAATATGCCACAAAATAACTTCATCAACCAGCATAGCAGCCTGATGAATATGCAGCAGCAACTGCAGAATGACattccaaaccag CAGCAGCAAGTGCAGCAACAATTTGTGCGGACTCAATATGGGTGCTCTAGCAAACAGGGGTGTATGCAAGAGCCTCCCAATTATTTACCATCTGGTTCCTACCATTCTGGAATGCAGAGAAATTTACAAGCGTCAAGATCATCAATGCAGCACCAGAGTATGACAAATCAACAAATGCAGTCATTCCCATCACAAGTGCCCCTTCCAGGAACATCGA ATATGAAGAGTTTTGCCTTCAATTTTGCAGAATCTCTTGATTCCATCTCTCAAACAGATACTGCTTGTGCTGGCAATTGGCAAGAGGAATCTTTTCAAAAG ATTAATGACATGAAGAGGCTGTATTTATCTGAATTAGAGGAAATATACAGCAGAGTTTCTATGATACTGCAGCAG AATGGTTCTATTCCCCAGTCACCCAACTCGGGGCAATATCAAAGGTATAAGAAAATGGTGGCTCAAGTCATTTCTTTTCTGCGAGTTCCCAAAAGCAAAATCTCACCCAGTATGAAGGATAATTTGAGTTCATACGAGGAGAGCATTGTGAATATCATCAATGTAAGTAGAACTGGGAGGCTAATTCCGCTGCAGCAACCACAAGTCCCCCCACCCTCACCTCATATGCAGTCCATGCCGCCTGAACAATCCCCAGCTCAGTTTCCTCCTGTCCTGTCACCTGGAATAGATATGTCAGAAACCACTGTTAATTTTCAGTGCAACCCAAACATGCTTCAGTTTAATTATCTGAATCAACATCAGGAGCGACGGATGCTGCAAAATCAGCAACTTaaacaacaatttcaagaatgCCAGGTGCAGCCACAGCTGATGCAGAAACAACAGATTTCACAGCAGCTACCTGCATGCTTGCAGACTTATCAGATGTCACAGCCTCATCAAATGGGCGATCCAAATGACTCAAAGATGAGAAGTGTCGGACCAGGATCTATCTCTCAGCAACATCGTTTATCTGGATATCGGTCTACTCATTTAGATCAACAATTGAAATCGGGAACTTCATTGCCTAAATCTTCACAGCAGCTTCTCCCAGCGGCTTCCATTCAAATCTCAGAGCACCCTTCTCCAGACATTGATAGGCAAAAGCTGTTGATGGCTTCCACAAAAACTGGAACTTTTTTACAATATGCAGACTCACCTTTTATAGTTCCATCCCCTGCTACTCCTTTGGGCTTCTCGCCAATGCCAGCGGAGACCAAGAAATCTATTTCAGGTCTCTCATCACTATCCAATGGTGGAAATATTGGACAGCTGCAAACAGATGATGCACCGGCATCAACACCACCAGTTTCTATTGGGACTCCAGGAATTTCAGTCTCACCGCTGCTTGCTGAATTAAGTAGTCCAGATGGGGCTCCATGGAAATCGGCAAAAACTTCTTCTGGAAAATCAAGTGTTACTGAAGAGCCTGTTGAGCGTCTAATTAGAGCG GTGAACTCAGTTTCACATGAAGCTTTTCAATCTGCCGTAAGTGACATTATGTCAGTGGCCAGAGGAGGCGATTGTCTAGCTGGGACTGGACAAGGAAGTGGTTCAAGGAATGCGGTTGGTGAGGACTTGGCTGCAACATTGAAGTGCCATTTGCAATCACAAATATCCAATTTGCAAGATGAAATAAGTGGCACAAGGAAATTGAAACGCCATGTTTGGGCGATGCCTCTGAACCTGGTGTCATCTCCAGGAAGTATGAATGATAGTTTTGCGCAAAGGACTGGTTCAGAAATTTCCGATATAGAGTCAACGGCATCATCTAGTATCAAAAGGCCGAGATATGAG GCTAATTACGACCTCTGCGGAGAAATAAAGCAGATTAACCAGCAACTTATACTCACAGTGGTCGATATTAGTGATGAAGAAGTTGATTCTCATGCAGCTTCTTCTTTTACTAAAGTAGGTGAAGGAACTATAGTTAAGTGCTCTTTCACCGGGGTGGGGATAAGTCCAATTCAAAGATCACAAACCACCTCCTTGAAAACG TCACTGATTCAGCCTTTGTGGTTGCTTCTGCCTATGAACTATCCAAACTGCTCTCCCATACTTCTGGACAAGCTTCCAGTTGATGTCAG tAAAGAGGCTGAAGATCTTTCAGCTAAGGCAAAATCAAGGCTCGGCCGTGCTCTCAGAATGCTTGCACAACCCATGTCGCTCAGAGGGATAGCGCTGAGTTGGGAAGAGAGTGTTCGAGCTGTCATTTTGGATTTTGCAAGGCAGAGCGGCGGCGGCAGCTTCAGCTCCAAATATGGAGCTTGGGAACAATGCTCCTAA